A stretch of DNA from Carya illinoinensis cultivar Pawnee chromosome 12, C.illinoinensisPawnee_v1, whole genome shotgun sequence:
ACTAataatgaaggaaattaagtccTCATCCTCAGTGGGTTTACCAACTGCAGCAAGTTGGTCTGCTAGAACTTTGGCACTTTGCAAGTATTCAGAACATGATTTGGTACCTTGAGAAAGGCATTGCAATTGTCTCTTTAGGTGAGAGACACGAGATCTAGATTGTGAGGCAAATCGACTGGCAAGGGCAGTCCAAACTTGGTGAGAAGTTTGCAATCCATAAATTGTGGAAAGCACCGATTCAGATAGGGTCATATTGATCCATCCGAGAAGGAATTGATCCTTCTTAATCCATAGAGCAGAAGCTGGATTTGGAATCTCTTTGCCTTGAGCATCAGAGATCAAAGTGGTAGGGCATGGTTCAGAACCATCCACAATGCCCATCATATCATGACTTCTCATAACAGGAACCAGTTGAGATAGCCATTGCAAGTAGTTGTTTCCATCAAGTTTAACCCCAGTTAATTGGGtaaaggatggaaaaacaaaAGGAGCAGCAGAAGTAGTATTTGGAGAAGCCATTGAACCAGGATGTATGAGCGTGAGCTGAAtacagctctgataccatgaacaAAATCACAGAAAAATGGTTTTGGCTAACACACCAAACCAGTATATTgtatattcattatatagtttGTACAagtcaataaaaaaatcaaaagatacaCTCTTGAGAGAtgcacattattttttatacaaggAAGCAAATAATACAATTAACATAAATAAGATTGATTTGCTGAATCAATGGGATTACAGAGTTATATAGCAGATTTTGTAGGATCCATGACTCTTGCAAAGACTTGCCTTAAGTGTGAACTTCCATATTTGCAAGGCTTGCTGTCTGGAGGCTTGCTGTCATGATCTTGAAGAGGTACTCTTGCCATATTGGTAATGGTACTTCTTGGACACTCATTCTGTGCACAATCTGCAGAGCTGGAGCTTGAGGGATCTGATGTGGTTGCAGTAGATACTTTAACacccccgactgagtctggggccgatgttgctcgcccgtcggcgagtactagtcagcagccaggagttacatctgctggggatgtgcgacctgcttgggttgatgcaatgatgacagatatgaaggcgcatatagaccgacagatcgatagacagattgcgcatatagatcaggctgtcgcacatcttgcacatcatgtagatgtgctaaacaataaggttgagacattgactggggagtttcgatcttttgtaaaccagcagttttgaaagtgatttgtaaaaatttatcatattttattttttattttcgacatatgtaatggacacaaatatttaatgtatgtattgtgtagcttaatttctactcttaatttttttttaatataacgttactcaaccttactattaaaaaaatatatattatggttaatttatgtaaattaacatataacgttcgaaccttatcactttaacgttcgaatattggcgctaatatattaacgttcgcacgtaattagttaaaacgttcgaacgttcgcgctaaaatttttacgttcgcacgtcaatatacataacattcgaacgttattgtgacgtgcgaacgtattatgtgaaacgtccgaacgttttaaaattcttgcccaacatttagtgacagttctcacaaaccgtcacagtaaatacgttttagtcacagtttggaaaccgtcactatttataatctgtcactaaaagccatatttgttgtagtggagCGGAATCAACCCATGGCATACAGTTCGATCCTTTTCACTAAGGTGTAACCGGTCTGGTTCAGTCTagttttagatatattttaaaattgaatcaATGTATAccgatttttaaatttgaacaaCAGATATTGTACTAGTTATACCTCTAAACCAATACttttagtctaatttttctggtatatataatagtatatataatatagtatataataatatagagataatatattatagtatattataatatttattataattgtattatagactttagtaatatattataatatataatatattgatatattatagtatattgtaatatatagtgatatagtattaatataactattaatacaatagacTACAGTgctaatatatagtatttatataggattttaaaattttaaaatatattaattagtaatttatcatataatacaaaattattttacatataattatatattatttataatttatatatatataatataaaaatcatataaaagagattttatacaatataaaaaattaaaatatatatatgaaccggtccggtattagaaaaaataaaaccggAACCAGATCGATTTTGAccgattttgagaaaaatgaaatcGATACTAAACCAAATCCACTAGTTCGATCCAGTCCATTCCGATtcaccggttttttttttttttttcatccctTCTTTTCACTATTGGCTTTTTGCAGTAATTTGGAAGGTAATTTATATTATTGGTCCATTCTATTATTTGTCTTTGCCAGTGGAATCGATTTGGCCGTCATATTATAAGCAATTGATTTGGAGGTTGCTAATCCACTTAATCTTGGAAGTAAACATGAAtcctgttgaactcaaggtttcaagtttcatgtgattataaatctacacatggattttgatgataacaaatgaattcaaagaataaagaagtctcaaactcaagttgtctacacaatggagtcaagcacatcaaggaaacaagcatgagcaagaagggaacaagttcacattaaaattatagagtaatgttgtaaatcttttcaaaattcgaaattaggattaatgctcaaaattaatattttatcataaagcattaaaatacattttccacatgtgcatgaatatttttgaaaattaaatttgaaaattttgaaagatgattgattgtcatcttttgcatgtgcatgccttgattaaagggttgaactttgaaaatattaaagatgattgattgtcatctttcacatgtgcatgttttatttgaatattttcaaaagtgattgatgcttttttagacttatacaaaaagtaaaagattaggtttgaattttttgaaaatgaaagtgtgcccattttgtcatatgccaaaagtaaaagattaggtttgatttttttgaaaaagtgaatgatgttgtctttgacaattgaaaaagaagaaccttttatttgaattctttgaaaaagtgaatgatgttgtctttgacaattgaaaaagaagaaccttttatttgaattttttgaaaaagtgaatgatgttgtctttgacatgtgaatctttttaaatttgaatatgaagtctcatatgcctataaatagatcatttgagagcttcacattcacaacaccaagagcatacaacattcattcaaagctttcattctctcttctctaaatattgagccttaatccttattcattttgagagatatagtttgcgctgtattgttcttatttcactcgttgaggagtgttttctgataacctacccactatcagcttttgtatcagaaaaagggtgtgtataacccttgtgtgtatagaaagtattctacacggggaatagttgaatcaccacgtgtaaggtgattgcaagtgtagagggtgttctacacggatcctttgtagcggtgttgttcaaaggtgtaataggtttctatctccaactgaaggaggttgaatagtgaatttgggaatcctcaaggggtagcttgaggcgaggacgtaggcagtggggctgaacctcgttaacatactgagtttgcttctctcttacccttactctttatatttattgttatttcatattttgtttatattttatattatatatttgatttataattgttattttttttaatacaactcaattcaccccccctcttgtgttagtcatctgggcaacaattggtatcagagctaagagctctattataagattaactatcttttgagttaagatcttatggctaacattgcagcttcatttggtgaaggtcaatctagtagtcggcctccactcttttgtggagataattactcattctggaaagttagaatgagaatatttcttcaagctcaaggtagagaaatatggaaatgtattgtaaatggaccttatattccaacaaaagtggttggtggagtaaaggtcaaaaaggaagaagaagagtttgatcgtgaagacgatagactttatactttaaatttaactgctatgaatttattatataatgctcttaatggaaatgagtttaatagaataatgaattgcgctacggcaaaggaaatttgggataacttggaagtaacttatgaaggaacttcgcaagtcaaggaatcaaaaatttatattcttactcatgaatatgaaatgtttaagatgaatgatgatgaatctatttctagtatgcatactcgttttactaacatcataaacaacttgacagctcttggcaaagtttattccaaggtggagatagtaagaaaaattctcaactctttaccaaaacgttgggaatcaaaagttacagcgattcttgaagctagagacctcaagaagctcgaagtcaatgaactcatcgggtcacttatcacccatgagtacacattgaaaagaggagaagaagaaggaaagccaaagaagagcttagcacttaaagctgttcctcatgaaagtgaaagtgatgaagatgaggaaaatgacgataaagatgaagaagttgcgatgataacaagaagaattcagaggttcttaaagaaaaatagaactcctccgagaaaatctttcaaaaagttttccaagaaagattcaggtaaaaacgacactttaatttgttataaatgcaataaacctggtcatatcaagccagattgtcctctgctaaagaaagatcgaaacaagggcaagaaagcaatgaaagctacatgggatgatgattcaagtagctcagatagtgaagcaagcaatgaagaatcagcaaatctttgtcttatggctaaagatgacattgaggtaacaaattttgataatattgaaaatccttcatatgaagaattgcaaaatgttttagaagagatttatgaggaatttgaaaaattgggtatcaagtatactgcattgaaaaagaaaaattcttctttaacaaacgaaattgaaattttaagaaaagaaagtatcattttgaaagatgaaaattttgaattgaataagaagaaaaccgatttagaaaatattgttgaaaactttacgaatggaaaaagaaattttgaaaaacttcttggtagtcaaagatgtgtttttgacaaggcaggtttgggatatatgccaaaacaaaaatacaaaccttataaaaatttctttgataatcattctacctcaaagactaatattcaaaattcttttcataaaaataattttgtcaaaaaaggatattattataatcattcaagtttttcatatatgtcacatgctatttgtaatttttgtaatagaaatggtcataattatcatacttgtcctattagaagaaatcatacaatgactattagggccatatgggtacctaaaaatcttgtttcttctaatactaataaataaaggacccaaagaacttgggtaccaagaaaaatcattttaattgtttttataggtatgcatgaagtcatccacaagcaaaaataagtggtttttagatagtggatgttcaagacacatgacgggagacaagactaagttctttgatcttagatctaaagaagaaggacacgtgacatttggagacaactcgaaagggaagatcgtgggaataggtaaaattggtaatgaatcttctctcataattgaagatgttctacttgttgaaggtttaaaacataatcttttgagcataagtcaattatgtgataaaggatttacagttacttttaaaatggataaatgcattattttgaataatcataattgtaatatttgttttattgcttttagaaacaataatgtttatacaattgattttgaagaaattacctcacaagatgctatttgcttgtcagctcaaaatgaaactagttggttatggcatagaagattaggtcatgccaacatggaacttatttccaaactttcaaaaaatgatcttgtgagaggtttaccaaaaacatattttcttaaagacaaaatttgtgatgcatgtcaatttggtaaacaaacaaaaacttcttttaaaactaagaaacatatttccactactagaccattgcaactgatacacatggatctttttggaccaaatagagttgcaagtctaggaggaaaatattatgcatttgttattgttgatgatttctctagatatacttgggtcatctttcttactcataaagatgaggcacataatgcctttaccaagttatgcaagagaattcaaaatgaaaagggctatactatttcaagtatccgaagtgataggggaaaagagtttgttaataaaaatattgaaacattttgtgatgaaaacggttttattcataatttttctgctcctcgaactcctcaacaaaatggggtagtagagaggaaaaatagatctcttcaagagatggcaagaacaatgctcaatgagaacaacttgcctagttatttttgggccgaagcggtaagtactgcatgttatgttataaatagagttatgttaaggtctaaattagataaaaccccctatgagctttggaatgagaaaaagcccaatattggttactttcatgtatttggatgcaaatgttttattttgaatgacagagataatttaggcaagtttgatgcaaaatctgatgaaggtatttttctcgggtattctactaatagtaaagcttatagagtattcaacaaaaagactttgactgtacaagaatctatgcatgtagtatttgatgaatctaattctccactctccaagaaatctattgatgaagaaacagaaggtataaataacacagaaagtctcaatctcaacaaagagaaagcaatagaggaagttcaacatggagccatcaggaaagatcatcaaaatttaatacaagatgcaaccaaatagtggaaatttgtgaaagatcatccagtggaacaaattttgggagaaccttcacaaggtgtaagtactcgatcatctcttagaaatatttgtaatcatactgcttttctatctcaaattgaacccaaaaatattgatgacgcacttcttgatgaatcttggattctagctatgcaagaagagttgaatcaatttgaaagaaatgatgtttggacacttgttcctagacccaaaaattatactattattggaacaaaatgggtttttagaaacaagaaagatgagtctggagtcattactagaaataaggctcgacttgtagcccaaggttttaatcaagaagaaggaatcgattatgatgaaacatatgcacctgtcgcaagattagaagctattcgaatgctacttgcatatgcttgttataaagatttcaaactttttcaaatggatgttaaaagtgctttcttaaatggttttataaatgaagaggtatatgttgagcaacctccaggttttgaaaatcatatttccccaaatcatgttttcaaactcacaaaagcactatatggacttaaacaagctcctagagcttggtacgagagactcagtggtttcttgattgaaaaaggtttttcaagaggaaaaatcgacacaactcttttcattaaatatgaaaatgatgatattcttttgattcagatttatgttgatgatataatattcggtgctactaatgaaaatatgtgtcaagtttttgctaagactatgcaggaagaatttgagatgagcatgatgggtgaacttacattctttctcggattgcaaattaagcaagcaaaaagtgggacattcatcaatcaatcaaaatatattaaggaattattgaagaagtttgggatggaaaatgctaaggaaattggaacaccaatgagcccatcaactaaacttgataaagatgaatccggtaagccagttgactcgaagatatatcgaggtatgattggtagcttattatatttaacagccagtagaccagatattatgtttagtgtgtgcttatgtgcacgttttcaatcatctccaaaagaatcacatttaattgcagttaagcgcattcttagatatcttagtggtacaattaacctagggttatggtaccctaagcacacatctttcgatctaatcagctacacagatgcagattatgctggctgtaaaatagatcgaaaaagcactagtggagcatgccatttcttaggtcatgcattagtttcctggtttagtaaaaaacaaaattctgttgcactatctactgctgaggcagaatatgttgctgcgggtagttgttgtgctcaagttctctacatgaagcaacaacttgaagattttaaactcatgtacaatcacattccaatcaaatgtgataatacaagtgctataaatctttcaaagaacccaatacaacattctagaactaagcatattgaaataaggtatcattttcttcgagatcatgtgcaaaaaggtgatataatgttagagttcacaaacacacacgatcagttagcagatattttcacaaaacctttaccagaagatagattatgtatgatcagaagagaaataggtatgatgcatgctatgaatatctcttaaaagatagaccagagtcaataaaaatagagatagattttttttacttttacataaatttgagattcttagcctcatgtttgagacgctcattctcttcatacaatatcatgtcattcttattcatgggaaccggcaagcggaatgaagaatctaataaagatttcaactgtttattcttctaccgaatgattccttcccttgtgtgagactcttgaacaatttgttgaagtacaacaatttgttctttgagcttttcaacttcgtgatttttggcttgtagccgctgagaaaaagccacaatagaggaagagtagcgagtcccaagactcaccaagtcataaatagcatcagaatctgacttattagtcagattattattttcttgctgcaacatggcaccaatggtagctgcagaaagaacaggaggttgagatgcagaatgcctcatggatggatctagagaaatgttagaagaatgagccattgagaaaagaatagaaggcttaaaacgagaatgccgaaggaatgcagatgagttatagagatgagatgaaaacttgatgcgaattagatgaacttcaggactgattttatagagatagcataaagaataagacaaactattgtctcttcaaatcttatttagtcaaaagaaatacaagatatgctggacacacattgtcaaaagttttcttactaagccagcgagattaacagtagattgtccctatttttctagtaaacgatgaacctctgctgttatctgccgatgttgaccttgtatctgaaccctttctcgttccagctcctctattcgtggttgcagatcatgagcataccaatctgcaaattttttcaactcttggttttcttgctttagccttttattctcactatccttattagcaagcttctgtcgtaactcagatatttgcatgttaagatgatcaatctcactcaccctcgccattaaccttcgagacaagatcgtaacagatgcagcatattgactactgagcattcttgattctgcaataatctcagaatcagtcttactagaaaaacggttcactgctcctatcatggtattgacggcctcaggagagaagattgatgattgatgcatcaagggttcctgattcaagtctggaacattagtggaagagaattgctcagccattctatcgttgtggaaaaacagaactcaggtcaagaagcgattatttttttttttggcatccgatagatgaaaatgatcattttttttatagaaactcggagccttcaatcccgtttgtcaacaacatcaggcgattgtttaaatcttcagtcgtattaaattcatagagttaggcctcgaggctttgcagcacttgtcgggtcacggacggctccatttttcaactatctacagtgactattaaacgcatcgttttctttagtccatttatttgctgccgatcctttttaatgatgccaaaagggggagaagtgttagactagaacattaacactgtttaaattgctaaacttgttatatatgcttggaattatatttatatttttgcttgaaaaactaacgcatattttcagggggagcttaagtattaatacaggtttcaagttctatcaaatatttgtcatcatcaaaaagggggagattgttgaactcaaggtttcaagtttcatgtgattataaatctacacatggattttgatgataacaaatgaattcaaagaataaagaagtctcaaactcaagttgtctacacaatggagtcaagcacatcaaggaaacaagcatgagcaagaagggaacaagttcacattaaaattatagagtaatgttgtaaatcttttcaaaattcgaaattaggattaatgctcaaaattaatattttatcataaagcattaaaatacattttccacatgtgcatgaatatttttgaaaattaaatttgaaaattttgaaagatgattgattgtcatcttttgcatgtgcatgccttgattaaagggttgaactttgaaaatattaaagatgattgattgtcatctttcacatgtgcatgttttatttgaatattttcaaaagtgattgatgcttttttagacttatacaaaaagtaaaagattaggtttgaattttttgaaaatgaaagtgtgcccattttgtcatatgccaaaagtaaaagattaggtttgatttttttgaaaaagtgaatgatgttgtctttgacaattgaaaaagaagaaccttttatttgaattctttgaaaaagtgaatgatgttgtctttgacaattgaaaaagaagaaccttttatttgaattttttgaaaaagtgaatgatgttgtctttgacatgtgaatctttttaaatttgaatatgaagtctcatatgcctataaatagatcatttgagagcttcacattcacaacaccaagagcatacaacattcattcaaagctttcattctctcttctctaaatattgagccttaatccttattcattttgagagatatagtttgcgctgtattgttcttatttcactcgttgaggagtgttttctgataacctacccactatcagcttttgtatcagaaaaagggtgtgtataacccttgtgtgtgtagaaagtattctacacggggaatagttgaatcaccacgtgtaaggtgattgcaagtgtagagggtgttctacacggatcctttgtagcggtgttgttcaaaggtgtaataggtttctatctccacctgaaggaggttgaatagtgaatttgggaatcctcaaggggtagcttgaggcgaggacgtaggcagtggggctgaacctcgttaacatactgagtttgcttctctcttacccttactctttatatttattgttatttcatattttgtttatattttatattatatatttgatttataattgttattttttttaatacaactcaattcaccccccctcttgtgttagtcatctgggcaacaaatcCAATAAAAAGTAGATGGGCAGTTCGGAATTATACAACAAGGAGAAGCTATATATGAACGTTTTATGGCGTATTGATGTCCTCTGGAAACGATTTGTTGCACGGAGAAGCTGTCATTTGGTGGGACTCAAAGAGGCAACTACTATTCATGAAGTTGGGACTAGTGGAAGTCGTCACTTGGCAATGGTTTAAGAGAGAGTTTGTTGACTGCTTCTTCCCTACCAGCATGAAGTAGCAAAAGGCAAGGGAGTCTGTAAGTCTAATTCAAGGCAGTATGACTGCTGAGAAGTATGCCACTAAGTTTATGGAGTTGGAAAGGTTTGCCCTATAGCTCATCTCCACAGAAGAAATGTGAGCAGAACATTTCCAAAATGGATTGCAACCACAGACACAGAACTTTCAAAGGCTAGTGGAAGTAGCTTCCATTACTCGGTTTACTTATGTCTATACTTGCATTAATATTTGTCATTAATGCATTTTAAGCATTTGTTATGGAGTATAACTTACTGGCATTCTTTAAAATCTCACCCTGATAATCCCACTACAATTTTACTCTTCAAAGACATTGATACAGATCTTGACAACAAGGATGCATATGAACATGGAGACCCAACACAGCTAGAAGAGTGAAATGGACGCCTATCCCCATTAGGATATCATTTGTTGTTATTTGAAGTATTTTGATTTGAGTGACTTTGGTGGACAAACTGTATGGTTGTAATAACTTGTGTTGTGGGGATAGTGTGACTTATGGATCTTTTAAGATATCGGAtatgatgtttttattttctctaattctaatttatgtagtgttttttattccttttttatttctattacgAATTTCTTTATACACTTGTATGCTGAGCATATAAGCACATAAGTTACACAAATGTGTGGCTCTTTTGATTAGGTGGTGGTGATGGGTCTTCATGATTAGGTGATCTTGGATGAAACTAATGAGAATTCTTCAATTTTCAATTGGGGTTTTGATTGTTTGCTCACCAGTGATGGactctttcttatttctactgGCGTTGTGAGTAAGTTTTGCTTTGAATATAACGTAAGGATTATTTGTTGTTTCACTTGTCTAGCTTAGCTTACACTTTTGTAGAGTTTTTGCTCCCACCCTAAATGTGAGCtgagttataatatttttgctaACACAGTATATTGGCTTTAATGAAGGCTTCAGTTTAGAACATCCTCCTATTTCATTAGGAATTTGGCCACCTAGATTGTTGTGGCTCAAGTCAAGAACATTGGGTTGATTGAAGAATGAGAAGAGTCATCTAGGTAGAAGACTTGTAACTGAGTTATGGGAGAGATTAAGGTGAGAAAGACTTGTGGGGTTACCAAGAGAGGGAGATATATTCCTTTTGAGGCCTTTACATGGTAACCATATATGGGTGATCACTCTACCTTTATCATCACAATTAGAAATACCTTCCCAGTGACAACAATTAgtggaagataaattttaaggAGTGGAAGATGAATTGAGGAGTAATTAAGAAACCCTTATTATGaaattcttatttatatttttatggatTTGATCAAATCTTTTAAGCtcctttgtatttttaattttatttagtgTTATTACCCAAAAAGATTAATTACTTTGTTACAATTATGCCACAAAAATGTTgaaattattagaataaaattaaagcaaaaaatataaaatataaaatatttttagtgaaaaTTAGAGGGATATATATATCTTCGCCCTGTGTCTCTTC
This window harbors:
- the LOC122290115 gene encoding uncharacterized protein LOC122290115, whose product is QSSSRPPLFCGDNYSFWKVRMRIFLQAQGREIWKCIVNGPYIPTKVVGGVKVKKEEEEFDREDDRLYTLNLTAMNLLYNALNGNEFNRIMNCATAKEIWDNLEVTYEGTSQVKESKIYILTHEYEMFKMNDDESISSMHTRFTNIINNLTALGKVYSKVEIVRKILNSLPKRWESKVTAILEARDLKKLEVNELIGSLITLDSGCSRHMTGDKTKFFDLRSKEEGHVTFGDNSKGKIVGIGKIGNESSLIIEDVLLVEGLKHNLLSISQLCDKGFTVTFKMDKCIILNNHNCNICFIAFRNNNVYTIDFEEITSQDAICLSAQNETSWLWHRRLGHANMELISKLSKNDLVRGLPKTYFLKDKICDACQFGKQTKTSFKTKKHISTTRPLQLIHMDLFGPNRVASLGGKYYAFVIVDDFSRYTWVIFLTHKDEAHNAFTKLCKRIQNEKGYTISSIRSDRGKEFVNKNIETFCDENGFIHNFSAPRTPQQNGVVERKNRSLQEMARTMLNENNLPSYFWAEAVSTACYVINRVMLRSKLDKTPYELWNEKKPNIGYFHVFGCKCFILNDRDNLGKFDAKSDEGIFLGYSTNSKAYRVFNKKTLTVQESMHVVFDEVEQILGEPSQARLEAIRMLLAYACYKDFKLFQMDVKSAFLNGFINEEVYVEQPPGFENHISPNHVFKLTKALYGLKQAPRAWYERLSGFLIEKGFSRGKIDTTLFIKYENDDILLIQIYVDDIIFGATNENMCQVFAKTMQEEFEMSMMGELTFFLGLQIKQAKSGTFINQSKYIKELLKKFGMENAKEIGTPMSPSTKLDKDESGKPVDSKIYRGMIGSLLYLTASRPDIMFSVCLCARFQSSPKESHLIAVKRILRYLSGTINLGLWYPKHTSFDLISYTDADYAGCKIDRKSTSGACHFLGHALVSWFSKKQNSVALSTAEAEYVAAGSCCAQVLYMKQQLEDFKLMYNHIPIKCDNTSAINLSKNPIQHSRTKHIEIRYHFLRDHVQKGDIMLEFTNTHDQLADIFTK